A genome region from Desulfobacterales bacterium includes the following:
- a CDS encoding PaaI family thioesterase — protein MSLQLLKDKRCFVCGAENPHGLNITVHQTGNDQVTAEFVAADRYRGWSDYLHGGVLSLIFDEMMGWLSRYMGHDAMTARLEVRYRKPVPLGSRLTFSAVLQRQIKGLLDIKLDALMEDDTVVAEATGRMMIISDQKQADQD, from the coding sequence TTGTCGCTACAATTGTTGAAAGATAAGCGTTGTTTTGTCTGTGGTGCCGAAAATCCCCATGGTCTAAACATAACGGTCCATCAGACGGGTAATGATCAGGTAACGGCAGAATTTGTTGCCGCAGATCGCTACCGGGGCTGGTCCGATTATCTGCATGGTGGCGTTTTATCCCTCATTTTCGATGAAATGATGGGTTGGCTGTCGCGCTACATGGGCCATGATGCCATGACCGCCCGACTGGAGGTGCGCTATCGCAAACCGGTGCCGCTGGGCAGCCGCTTGACCTTCAGCGCTGTTTTGCAGCGCCAGATCAAAGGACTGCTGGATATAAAATTAGATGCCTTAATGGAAGATGATACCGTGGTGGCCGAGGCCACCGGTAGGATGATGATTATCAGCGATCAAAAACAAGCGGATCAAGACTGA
- the pdxT gene encoding pyridoxal 5'-phosphate synthase glutaminase subunit PdxT, translating to MKIGILALQGAFSEHIHMLRQLDVETVEVRLPETLEDIDGLIIPGGESTTIGKLAVMYQLMDPLRQFASERPIWGTCAGMIFMAKAIGMDQPLLGIMDIMVERNAFGRQKDSFKENLYVSALINGDSIPFPGIFIRSPKLVQTKGRAVILAHLADGSPVAAVEDTLLATAFHPELTHDTRFHQYFLSLIQS from the coding sequence ATGAAAATCGGTATACTGGCTCTCCAGGGCGCATTTAGCGAGCACATCCATATGCTGCGACAGCTCGATGTGGAAACAGTCGAGGTGCGCCTGCCGGAAACATTAGAAGACATCGACGGGTTGATCATCCCCGGGGGTGAAAGCACCACCATCGGCAAATTGGCCGTCATGTATCAGTTGATGGACCCTTTGCGCCAATTTGCCAGCGAAAGACCGATATGGGGCACCTGTGCCGGAATGATTTTTATGGCCAAAGCGATTGGAATGGATCAGCCCCTTTTGGGCATCATGGATATTATGGTTGAACGCAACGCTTTTGGCCGCCAAAAAGACAGTTTTAAGGAAAATTTATACGTCAGCGCCCTGATAAACGGGGATTCCATTCCGTTCCCCGGGATATTTATTCGGTCGCCCAAATTGGTCCAAACCAAAGGCCGGGCCGTCATTCTTGCCCATCTGGCAGATGGCTCCCCGGTAGCCGCGGTGGAAGATACGCTTTTGGCAACCGCTTTTCATCCTGAACTAACCCATGATACCCGCTTCCACCAATATTTTCTGAGCCTGATTCAGTCTTGA